A portion of the Paenibacillus hamazuiensis genome contains these proteins:
- a CDS encoding RluA family pseudouridine synthase, giving the protein MAHTEQEQLEWTVEAADAGERIDKYIVESLEEDVSRTHVQQWIKDGHVTVNGKPVKPNYKLAAEDAIAVTVPEPEELNIQPEPIPLDVVYEDSDVIVVNKPRGMVVHPAAGHYSGTLVNALMHHCKDLSGINGVMRPGIVHRIDKDTSGLLMAAKNDLAHQHLAEQLKEHSVSRKYIAIVHGNLAHDHGTIDAPIGRDPHDRMLYTVTDKNSKHAVTHFVVLERLGAYSVVELKLETGRTHQIRVHMKFIGHPLVGDPAYGRSKGITMEVEGQALHAAELGFTHPRSGERMQFEAPLPAEMERLLDVLRKQ; this is encoded by the coding sequence ATGGCGCATACGGAGCAGGAACAGCTGGAATGGACCGTAGAGGCGGCGGATGCCGGCGAGAGGATCGATAAATATATCGTCGAATCGCTGGAGGAGGACGTGTCGCGAACGCATGTTCAGCAGTGGATTAAAGACGGTCATGTCACCGTAAACGGCAAACCCGTCAAGCCGAATTACAAGCTGGCTGCGGAAGATGCGATTGCCGTCACCGTGCCGGAGCCGGAGGAGCTGAACATCCAGCCGGAGCCGATTCCGCTGGACGTGGTGTATGAAGACAGCGACGTGATCGTCGTCAATAAGCCGCGGGGGATGGTTGTCCATCCGGCGGCCGGGCATTATTCGGGAACGCTCGTCAACGCGCTGATGCACCATTGCAAAGATTTAAGCGGCATTAACGGAGTGATGCGGCCGGGTATCGTGCACCGCATCGATAAGGATACCTCCGGTCTTCTGATGGCCGCGAAAAACGATTTGGCGCACCAGCATTTGGCCGAGCAGCTGAAGGAGCACAGCGTCAGCCGCAAGTACATTGCTATCGTTCATGGAAACCTGGCGCACGACCACGGAACGATCGACGCCCCGATCGGCCGCGATCCTCACGATCGGATGTTGTACACGGTGACGGATAAAAACAGCAAGCATGCGGTGACGCATTTCGTTGTGCTCGAACGGCTTGGCGCTTACTCGGTAGTGGAGCTGAAGCTGGAGACAGGGCGTACGCATCAAATTCGCGTACATATGAAGTTTATCGGGCATCCGCTGGTCGGCGATCCGGCCTATGGTCGCAGCAAGGGCATTACGATGGAGGTCGAAGGGCAGGCGCTGCACGCGGCGGAGCTTGGTTTTACGCATCCGCGAAGCGGGGAGCGCATGCAATTTGAAGCACCGCTTCCGGCGGAGATGGAACGTCTGCTGGATGTGCTGCGCAAGCAGTAG
- a CDS encoding DivIVA domain-containing protein, whose protein sequence is MPLTPLDIHNKEFSRSFRGYDEDEVNEFLDQVIKDYESILRENKDLQNQIAALQERLDHFANIEETLSKTIIVAQEAADEVKTNSKKEAQLIIKEAEKNADRIINESIAKSRKIALEIEELKKQATIYRTRFRTLLEAQLELLSKEDWASLEQVEVEQS, encoded by the coding sequence ATGCCTTTGACACCGCTGGACATACATAACAAGGAATTCAGCCGGTCTTTCCGCGGATACGACGAAGACGAGGTCAACGAATTTTTGGACCAGGTCATTAAGGATTACGAGTCGATCCTCCGGGAAAATAAAGATTTGCAAAACCAGATCGCCGCTCTGCAGGAGCGCCTCGATCATTTTGCCAATATCGAAGAAACGCTCAGCAAGACGATCATCGTCGCTCAGGAAGCGGCGGATGAGGTCAAGACGAACTCCAAGAAGGAAGCTCAGCTGATCATCAAGGAAGCGGAGAAAAACGCAGACCGCATCATCAACGAATCGATCGCCAAATCGCGGAAAATCGCGCTGGAAATCGAGGAGCTGAAGAAGCAGGCGACGATTTACCGCACCCGGTTCCGCACGCTGCTCGAGGCTCAGCTTGAGCTGCTCAGCAAGGAAGACTGGGCATCGTTGGAGCAAGTCGAGGTCGAACAGTCCTGA
- a CDS encoding TraR/DksA C4-type zinc finger protein: protein MSPLSAQQLNELKQQLLQEKNDLERRLDQNGSYGLIQSLGDQTGELSAYDNHPADLGSEVFERAKDNALNENSEQQLDDIHLALSHIESGDYGNCVTCGKPIPFERLKAIPTTLYCYEHVPDPHSSDRRPVEERLLAPPYGRTSLDELPEQNQFDGEDAWQIVESWGTSNTPAMQENPNVIDGYNDMYIESDENDGYVEKMESFLATDIYGNNVMVLRNKAYREYMHSGEGDPALEPDAEAEDRFE, encoded by the coding sequence ATGAGTCCGCTATCCGCACAGCAATTGAACGAGCTGAAACAGCAGCTGCTCCAGGAGAAAAACGACCTTGAGCGCCGGCTCGACCAAAACGGTTCCTACGGACTGATCCAGTCGCTTGGCGATCAAACCGGCGAACTGTCCGCTTACGACAACCATCCGGCCGATCTCGGGTCGGAGGTATTCGAGCGGGCCAAAGACAACGCTTTGAACGAAAACTCCGAGCAGCAGCTGGACGATATTCATCTCGCTCTTTCCCATATCGAGTCCGGCGACTACGGAAACTGCGTCACCTGCGGCAAACCGATTCCTTTCGAGCGGCTGAAAGCTATCCCGACGACTCTCTACTGCTACGAACACGTACCCGATCCGCATTCCTCCGACCGCCGGCCGGTCGAAGAGAGACTGCTCGCGCCGCCCTACGGGCGGACGAGCCTGGACGAGCTGCCGGAGCAAAACCAATTCGACGGCGAGGATGCGTGGCAAATCGTCGAAAGCTGGGGCACGTCGAACACGCCGGCGATGCAGGAAAATCCGAACGTCATCGACGGGTACAACGACATGTACATCGAATCGGACGAAAACGACGGTTATGTCGAGAAAATGGAAAGCTTCTTGGCTACCGATATTTACGGCAACAACGTGATGGTTCTCCGCAACAAGGCATACCGCGAATATATGCACAGCGGCGAAGGCGATCCGGCGCTTGAACCGGATGCGGAAGCCGAAGACCGTTTTGAATAA
- the ileS gene encoding isoleucine--tRNA ligase: MDYGKTLNLLQTEFPMRGNLPQAEPNMQKHWDDIDIYAKVLESRKGKPKFILHDGPPYANGDIHIGHALNKVLKDIIVRFKTMQGYDAPFVPGWDTHGLPIEQAIANSGKVDRKKMSVPEFRDYCKAYALEWVEKQKAQFKRLGVRGDWSNPYITLNPVYEAQQIRVFGEMVRKGYIYKGLKPVYWSPSSESALAEAEIEYKDKTSTSIYVAFQVQDGKGKLPEDASIVIWTTTPWTLPANLGISLHPDFDYVVVEAGGGKYVLAQGLLEAASKEIGWTDVKVLSTVKGSELEGVLCRHPFYDRTSLVMVGEHVTLEAGTGCVHTAPGHGEDDFAIGQRYGLGVLCPVDDQGHFTAEAPGFEGVFYEKGNKMVTDMLEQAGRLLKMGTIQHQYPHDWRTKKPVIFRATEQWFASIDKFRQEMLEEIKQLNWTPTWGEIRLHNMIAERGDWCISRQRAWGVPIPIFYCRSCNEPLVNEQTIEHVAGIFAEEGSNAWFLKDESELLPQGTACPKCGHAHFRKETDIMDVWFDSGASHSAVLETRPELRWPADLYLEGSDQYRGWFNSSLITGVAVKGKAPYKGILSHGFTLDGEGRKMSKSLGNTIDPNQVCGKLGADILRLWVSSVDYQADHRISDNILNQITEGYRKIRNTLRFLLGNLYDYNPQKDRVSVEQLSELDRYALIRLNRMAERVIGAYDRYEFHTVYQSVHHFCAVEMSAFYLDIIKDRMYVNEPNHPLRKAAQTVLYDTLTVITKLIAPILPHTADEVWKYIPGVDLISVQLAELPEVNATLYDEQLEAKWEKFISVRDDVLKALEEARKSKLIGNSLGAAVHLFPDAETAELLSGFGELDQLFIVSAVQVHTPGETAPAEVMAFKHLAVQVVPAEGEKCERCWIVTPEVGQSQEHPTLCKRCASVIETVTAQS, from the coding sequence ATGGACTATGGAAAAACATTAAATCTGCTGCAGACCGAGTTTCCGATGCGCGGGAACTTGCCGCAGGCAGAGCCGAACATGCAAAAACATTGGGACGACATCGACATTTACGCGAAGGTGCTGGAAAGCCGCAAAGGAAAGCCGAAGTTCATTTTGCACGACGGGCCCCCGTATGCGAACGGCGACATTCATATCGGACACGCGCTGAACAAGGTGCTGAAAGATATTATCGTCCGTTTTAAAACGATGCAGGGCTACGACGCTCCGTTCGTTCCCGGCTGGGATACGCACGGCTTGCCGATCGAGCAGGCAATCGCCAACAGCGGCAAGGTCGACCGCAAAAAGATGAGCGTTCCGGAGTTCCGCGATTACTGTAAAGCTTACGCTTTGGAATGGGTCGAAAAGCAGAAGGCGCAGTTCAAGCGGCTTGGCGTCCGCGGCGATTGGAGCAATCCGTATATTACGCTCAATCCCGTTTACGAAGCGCAGCAAATCCGCGTGTTTGGCGAGATGGTGCGCAAAGGTTACATTTACAAAGGGCTGAAGCCGGTGTACTGGTCTCCGTCCTCGGAGAGCGCGCTGGCGGAAGCGGAAATCGAATATAAAGACAAAACGTCGACGTCCATCTATGTGGCGTTTCAAGTACAGGACGGCAAAGGCAAGCTGCCGGAAGACGCTTCGATCGTCATCTGGACGACGACGCCTTGGACGCTGCCGGCCAACCTCGGGATCAGCCTGCATCCGGATTTCGACTACGTCGTCGTAGAAGCCGGCGGCGGCAAATATGTGCTGGCGCAGGGGCTGCTGGAAGCCGCATCCAAAGAGATCGGCTGGACCGATGTCAAGGTGCTGTCCACCGTGAAAGGCAGCGAGCTGGAAGGGGTGCTGTGCCGCCATCCGTTCTATGACCGCACTTCTCTCGTTATGGTCGGCGAACACGTCACGCTCGAAGCGGGTACGGGCTGCGTCCATACGGCTCCGGGACACGGCGAAGATGACTTCGCGATCGGACAGCGCTATGGGCTCGGCGTACTTTGCCCAGTGGACGATCAAGGGCATTTTACCGCCGAAGCGCCGGGATTCGAAGGAGTGTTTTACGAAAAAGGCAACAAGATGGTCACCGACATGCTGGAGCAAGCCGGACGCCTGCTTAAAATGGGCACGATCCAGCACCAATACCCGCATGACTGGCGGACGAAGAAGCCGGTTATTTTCCGGGCGACCGAGCAGTGGTTCGCTTCGATCGATAAATTCCGCCAGGAGATGCTGGAGGAAATCAAGCAGTTGAACTGGACTCCGACGTGGGGCGAAATCCGCCTGCACAACATGATCGCCGAGCGCGGCGACTGGTGTATTTCCCGCCAGCGCGCCTGGGGCGTGCCGATCCCGATCTTTTACTGCCGCAGCTGCAATGAGCCGCTGGTCAACGAGCAAACGATCGAGCATGTGGCCGGCATTTTCGCCGAGGAAGGATCGAACGCCTGGTTCCTGAAGGACGAATCCGAGCTGCTGCCGCAAGGAACGGCTTGCCCGAAATGCGGACATGCGCATTTCCGCAAAGAAACCGACATCATGGACGTATGGTTCGATTCCGGCGCCAGCCACTCAGCCGTGCTGGAGACACGTCCGGAGCTGCGCTGGCCGGCCGACCTGTACCTGGAAGGATCCGACCAGTACCGTGGCTGGTTCAACTCTTCGCTCATTACGGGTGTTGCCGTCAAAGGCAAGGCACCGTATAAAGGGATCTTGAGCCACGGGTTTACGCTCGACGGGGAAGGACGCAAAATGTCCAAATCGCTCGGCAACACGATCGATCCGAATCAGGTGTGTGGCAAGCTTGGCGCCGATATTCTTCGGCTGTGGGTATCTTCGGTCGATTATCAGGCGGATCACCGCATTTCCGACAACATCCTGAACCAGATCACCGAAGGTTACCGGAAAATCCGCAATACGCTGCGCTTCCTGCTCGGTAATCTGTACGACTACAACCCGCAAAAAGACCGGGTGTCCGTAGAACAGCTCAGTGAGCTCGACCGCTACGCGCTCATCCGATTGAACCGGATGGCCGAACGCGTAATCGGCGCTTATGACAGATACGAGTTCCATACCGTGTATCAGTCGGTGCATCATTTCTGCGCGGTGGAGATGAGCGCATTTTATCTGGACATCATCAAGGACCGCATGTATGTAAACGAACCGAACCATCCGCTGCGCAAAGCGGCGCAAACCGTATTGTACGATACGTTAACGGTAATAACTAAACTGATTGCGCCGATTTTGCCGCATACGGCCGACGAAGTGTGGAAGTATATTCCTGGAGTGGATTTGATCAGCGTACAGCTGGCAGAGCTGCCTGAAGTAAATGCAACTTTGTACGACGAACAGCTTGAAGCCAAATGGGAAAAATTCATCAGCGTGCGCGACGATGTGCTGAAGGCGCTGGAAGAGGCGCGCAAAAGCAAGCTGATCGGCAACTCGCTCGGCGCTGCGGTTCATTTGTTTCCGGATGCGGAAACGGCTGAGCTGCTCTCCGGCTTCGGCGAGCTCGATCAATTGTTCATCGTTTCGGCCGTTCAGGTTCATACGCCTGGCGAAACGGCTCCGGCCGAAGTGATGGCGTTCAAGCATCTGGCCGTCCAGGTCGTTCCGGCAGAAGGCGAGAAATGCGAGCGCTGCTGGATTGTTACTCCGGAGGTGGGCCAAAGCCAGGAGCACCCGACTTTGTGCAAACGGTGCGCGTCCGTTATCGAAACGGTTACAGCGCAGTCGTAA
- a CDS encoding RNA-binding protein produces MAFDNIYSHFHPDEHRFVDKAAEWVERAVYQHTVKKTDFLDPRQAFILQTLVNRETDVQFRLDGGYEQAERKRAIVAPGYRHVDDEDMGIAVVSVRSDDEKIKALNHGDYLGSVLGLGIKRDKIGDIHVHPNGAHLLVASEIAEYIHLNLQQVHRVHVLTETLPLAQLQVAAEQLESMSLSVASLRLDGIAGDVYRLSRAKIVIPIKAGRCKVNWKQEEDPSTPLKQGDVVSLQGFGRFKVLEVEGMTKKGRIRVHVGKYV; encoded by the coding sequence GTGGCATTCGATAACATTTACTCGCATTTTCATCCGGACGAGCACCGTTTTGTCGACAAGGCGGCGGAATGGGTGGAGCGGGCCGTGTATCAGCATACGGTAAAAAAGACGGACTTTCTCGATCCGAGACAAGCTTTCATTTTGCAAACGCTCGTGAACCGGGAGACGGACGTGCAGTTTCGTTTGGACGGCGGGTACGAACAGGCGGAAAGAAAACGCGCGATCGTAGCGCCAGGCTATCGGCATGTCGATGACGAAGACATGGGCATTGCCGTAGTGTCCGTCCGTTCCGACGACGAGAAGATCAAAGCGCTGAACCATGGAGACTATCTCGGTTCGGTGCTCGGGCTCGGCATCAAACGGGACAAAATCGGCGATATCCACGTTCACCCGAACGGGGCGCATCTGCTTGTCGCGTCGGAAATCGCCGAATATATTCATCTGAACCTGCAGCAAGTGCACCGGGTTCATGTGTTGACCGAGACGCTTCCGCTGGCGCAGCTTCAAGTCGCGGCGGAGCAGCTTGAGAGCATGAGCTTATCGGTGGCTTCTTTGCGTTTGGACGGCATTGCCGGGGATGTATACCGTCTAAGCCGGGCCAAAATCGTCATCCCGATCAAAGCCGGCCGCTGCAAGGTGAACTGGAAGCAGGAGGAGGATCCGAGCACGCCGCTTAAGCAAGGCGATGTCGTATCGCTCCAAGGGTTCGGCCGGTTTAAAGTATTGGAAGTCGAAGGGATGACGAAAAAGGGCAGAATTCGCGTCCATGTCGGAAAATATGTATAA
- a CDS encoding YggS family pyridoxal phosphate-dependent enzyme: MSALQERIAEVERRIAAACERSGRARSDVNVIAVTKYVSAEATEQVLQAGLADIGENRWQDAQEKWERLGSQGTWHFIGHLQTNKVKEVVGRFAYIHSLDRLSLAKEIDKKAAQLGLEAKCFIQLNVSGEETKYGLPPEQLPDFAQQLKAYPHIRIVGLMTMAPFEAEAEATRPVFRGLRELRDGLNRSGVLGYEVPGLSMGMSNDFEVAIEEGATWVRLGSILVGK; encoded by the coding sequence ATGTCTGCGTTGCAAGAGAGAATTGCCGAAGTGGAGCGGCGCATCGCCGCAGCCTGCGAACGAAGCGGGCGGGCCAGGAGCGACGTGAATGTCATTGCGGTTACGAAATATGTTTCTGCGGAAGCGACGGAACAGGTTTTGCAGGCAGGTCTTGCCGACATCGGCGAAAACCGCTGGCAGGATGCGCAGGAGAAATGGGAGCGGCTCGGCTCGCAGGGCACCTGGCATTTTATCGGGCATCTGCAAACCAACAAGGTAAAGGAAGTCGTCGGCCGCTTCGCCTACATTCATTCGTTGGACCGGCTGTCCCTGGCCAAGGAAATTGACAAAAAGGCGGCCCAGCTCGGGTTGGAGGCGAAGTGCTTCATTCAGTTAAACGTTTCCGGGGAAGAAACGAAATATGGCCTGCCACCGGAGCAGCTTCCAGATTTCGCGCAGCAGCTTAAGGCGTATCCGCACATTCGGATCGTCGGCCTGATGACGATGGCTCCGTTCGAAGCGGAGGCCGAAGCGACAAGACCGGTATTTCGCGGGCTGCGCGAGCTGAGGGACGGCCTGAATCGCTCGGGAGTGCTCGGATACGAGGTGCCTGGGCTCTCTATGGGGATGTCGAACGATTTTGAGGTTGCGATTGAAGAAGGTGCCACCTGGGTCCGGCTTGGAAGCATTTTGGTCGGGAAATAA
- a CDS encoding cell division protein SepF, which produces MGVMNKFMNFLGLQEEEEIVERERIVEQVEEPETNPFEQRSKSKNNIVSIHSQKNVKVILNEPRSYEETQEIADHLRSRRPVVVNLQRVRPDQATRIVDFLSGTVYALNGSISKIGPNIFLCTPDSVEIHGSISEIMNEG; this is translated from the coding sequence ATGGGAGTTATGAATAAATTCATGAATTTTTTGGGACTGCAGGAAGAGGAAGAGATCGTAGAACGCGAACGGATCGTCGAGCAAGTGGAAGAACCTGAAACCAATCCGTTCGAGCAGCGTAGTAAAAGTAAGAACAACATCGTAAGCATTCATTCGCAGAAAAATGTAAAGGTCATTTTAAACGAGCCGAGATCGTATGAGGAAACCCAGGAAATCGCCGACCATTTGCGCTCCCGCCGTCCGGTGGTCGTCAATCTGCAGCGGGTCCGTCCCGACCAGGCGACGCGGATCGTGGATTTTCTGAGCGGCACCGTATATGCGCTGAACGGCTCCATTTCGAAGATCGGCCCGAACATTTTTCTGTGCACGCCGGATTCCGTTGAAATACACGGTTCGATTTCGGAAATAATGAATGAAGGTTAG
- a CDS encoding YggT family protein, with translation MDGYIATLIEIYTYMIIAYVLLSWLPAARDSFIGEILGKLVEPYLSVFRRLIPAIGGMIDISPIIALIALRFIGEGIIAILHYLVR, from the coding sequence ATTGACGGATACATCGCTACACTGATCGAAATTTATACATACATGATTATCGCTTACGTGCTGCTTTCGTGGCTGCCCGCGGCAAGGGACAGCTTTATCGGGGAAATTCTCGGCAAGCTGGTGGAGCCGTATTTATCGGTTTTCCGCAGGCTGATTCCGGCCATCGGCGGCATGATCGACATTTCTCCGATCATTGCGCTGATTGCCCTGCGTTTTATCGGGGAAGGCATCATTGCGATACTTCATTATCTGGTAAGGTGA
- the lspA gene encoding signal peptidase II has product MRYYIYAIIVLLVDQATKWLIVQRLAIGDEVPVIGEFFQITSHRNKGAAFGILQNQRWFFILITLMVVVGVIWYLEKMRRAGHKLMPFALSLLLGGAVGNFIDRLLFGQVVDFLKFRFQFNWFGTPVDYTYPIFNVADSAICVGVALIFVDALINWRKERRG; this is encoded by the coding sequence CTGAGATATTATATTTATGCCATTATCGTATTGCTTGTCGATCAGGCGACCAAGTGGCTTATCGTGCAGCGTCTCGCGATCGGCGACGAAGTGCCGGTGATCGGAGAATTTTTCCAAATTACGTCCCATCGGAACAAAGGCGCCGCTTTCGGCATTTTGCAAAATCAGCGGTGGTTTTTCATACTGATCACACTTATGGTCGTCGTAGGCGTCATCTGGTATTTGGAGAAAATGAGACGGGCCGGCCACAAGCTGATGCCTTTCGCTTTAAGCCTCCTGCTCGGAGGAGCGGTGGGCAACTTTATCGACCGTTTGCTGTTCGGACAAGTCGTCGACTTTTTAAAATTCCGTTTCCAGTTTAACTGGTTCGGGACGCCGGTCGATTATACGTACCCGATCTTCAATGTGGCCGATTCGGCCATTTGCGTCGGGGTGGCTTTGATTTTTGTCGATGCGCTCATCAATTGGAGAAAAGAACGGAGAGGCTAG